The Magnolia sinica isolate HGM2019 chromosome 11, MsV1, whole genome shotgun sequence DNA window CACTTTGCAATAAGTTCCCGCATTGGGAACCTAGAtgggtctaccgtgatgtttgtgcgaaatccgcctggtccatctgttttatgagaTCACTTTAAGACATGAGGTCAAATTGAGCATTATATAGGACTTGAGTGGCTTGTAGTAAGGGAAAATGTGGGTAAggaaattcttaccattaaacCTCTCTAGGGTCCTATGTAAATATCTCTGGGTCGACAGTGATATATTTACATACCATCTATGCCGTTCATAATGCCATttctacttggatgaactgaaaacatgaatattagcttgattcaacacttctgtggccccacaactATTTTgactgtggacgtttaatccccacgtttttggcccacttaattattagatctaactcatttttagcCTTGCTTCCTAAAACGATCTCACAAAACATatgggtggatttcccacaaacatcatagtggccccaacTAGGTTCccatcgcaggaacttcctgctaaaggcttttcaAGGAATCTGCTCCCCTTTTTATGTGGgcgtgaatatatatatatatatatatatatgggaaatggttctatgcggtggagctcatgggaacttcccatgaggttgagctgtgtgggccccaccatgatgcgtgccgaacatcaacaccgtgcattaattgatgggtcccctttaaatgatgggatataccaaaaatcagcccaacccaggagggctataccatctaaaataatgtgaataCATgagtaaaacatataaaagcacttggtggggcccacctaaaatttggatgtgtctgaaacttggtttgacccctcatacaagtgggacacacataatggatgggctgaatttgtgaaccacacctcagtgGACCCAACAAatcattatgaatgttttaatgggaggatagcccctctcaacttttgtatgtgatgtggcccagacaagtcatggattgacttgatttttaatcacGAGGCCCATCAGGGAATGTtgtatctaactgatggggtagaagttcagcacgcatcatggtggggttcacacaactcgactcatgggaagttcccatgagcttgaccgcacGGAACCATTTCCCTACACACactactatgaggtcgacctcatgggaacttcccatgaggttgagctatgtgggccccatcgtgatgtgggTCGAACATCAATGTCATGtattttgatgggtcccctttaggttatgggatatcccaaaaatcagccgtatacaaaactcaggtggaccatcccATCAAGAACCTTGTGAGGGCATGCCtagaacatataaaagcacttggtagggcctacctgagttttggatgctacTGAAACTTtgtccgacccctcatccaagtacgacacatgtaagacccatatcctagtccgtaccgttccgttagcttccgcggtctttccggtcaaattctggcaaccttcgcaccgtattcgacaATTGCATGCaatcctaaaccaggtcccgcataccgaagtcggctcgaaccgaaacttgtatcatagcaaccgtgccgtcgccactgttccaacgccgcgactcgcgcactgaaccaatacccaggctaggagatgtgggcctgcgttcattccaaagaaaacaccgcgcgttacggatttcgagggaatctctacgaaatgtcccatcaatcaatcaatcactcatgtcaagtacaagtcaagtcacaccttacccaattataacaacccatccctctttctccacaaagtcaactctctctttctcttcacttattcctcttttctcaaaatttcaacccaacccatacctctccttacatcacccatcacccatcacacctcgcccatccatatcactcccatcacttctctctctctcatttctcaaatctcccaaacaacaaaaatttcacacgtccaactcctctctcccaaaccacaagtgtggtccaccttctcatcttccatctacaccctctcatctctcatccacaccatcaatctcccatcaacctccatcaaaaggcaagctaaggagcattggagtctaagggaccaagaagaaggaagataaggtgggtgatctactgttgttttcaattttaagggccacttgttgtgggacccacttgatgtatgtgttgtatcaatggagggcccatagtggcagggtccctcctctctatcaccgtatgtctctctctctctctctctctctctctctctttcccctccctagaatgaagtgggccctaccaaatcatgttaaatccactccattcatcaatggtgaggcccaccacattttaggcaaaaatcCACAATCcggtgggaatatatatatatatggtatattatacttatattatactaatatataaatatatatatgtatatatatatatagttggtgggccacgtccatgtgggacccactacaatgcatgtgtttgcgatgctaacatggagtgtgtatactgacatgggtgtgtacttgtaaaagaaaaagaagaaaagagaaagaagtgatgggccactcatgtaggccccaccttgatgtataagtcaaatccaagccgttcatcctcttcctcagatcattttaggtgttgagccggaGGATGAGatcaatctgataatcaagcgggccataccatgggaaatagtaatgtttaccgttaaaacccgctTTAATGTTTTTATTCGCTAAAAATATGCTACAtatcgggcttgtttggatggtctTGGGATATGGAAGCCAATGAGCAGGGCGGATTTTTCTGATGAGGGCCTCACCTGTGAAAAACCGTGAGAAaacggtttatatatatatatatatatatatatatatatatatatatatatcaatgcagCAGCGCTGCCGCTGTCAgcatgcagcaggcgctgcctgcggctgaCGAGCGGGcagacgggctggggctcacggccccagctatgggccccacgtgatgcgtttcaaacatcaacaccgtgcgtttGGTGGGCCATCCTCCTGGCTAcggtccacccaaaaatcagccgtatatgaaactcaggtgggccataccatctaaaatcatgtgaagacatgcctaaacatataaaattactcggtggggcctacctgaaatttggatgcggctgaaacttggtctgaaccgtcaatctagtgggacacacataatgggtggactggattcgGGGACCACATTCTAGTGGcccccccctggtccacgtgactttatcaacagttggatggcaataaacattaccgtgggcccatggtccacgtgacccgtgaacagtttggatggtaaacaaacatcacagtgggccctacccaaggtccacgtgaccttatgaataggttggattgcaaataaatattacagtgggccctacccaaggtccacgtgaccttatgaataggttggattgcaaatcaatattacagtgggccctacccaaggtccacgtggccttatgatcagttgggtggaaaataaatcttatgttgggccctaggttgggtggaaaataaacatcatcgtaGGCCTCACTTGGGACCAACTTAAGTATATATTGTgatccacaccctctattagtgtgggccctaccatgatgcatatgtttcatccaactgtccaatcattttgaaaaatattttaaggccgtgtgataaggcccatcttggtgtgtttgtgggcggtccgctgaggcccaccttgatacatactaggcccaccttgatttgtataaggcccttattatgaggcccattgtgatgtatgcaaggcccatgtgactaggctcatcttgatgcatttgtggcccgtcgttgaggcccaccttgatatatatatatatatatatatgagacccatgtacgaggccatttgatgtattagaggccatgggtcgaggcccaataagatgtacataatgtcccttgtagtgtgactccaccatagcatatgtattgacattcataacaggccacgccttgggagcaatgctggtttgacgtccacattgaatggataatgttggttaaatgtctgcattataactctccctaaggcccactgataggcccatacttgtggtaagtaggccgtctaggcccacctccgttatacacagagcccatctctttatacatatttagtataaatccatgatcatacgcatcatatgtatgcctgatatgaggagtgaccgatcataacatatgccttcgggcaaactgtttatgggctccctgataggcggagttgccccatataagtgcatagtATACgcaagactgttgcatgactggtagtgtgactcatgcacttgcatttgtgtgattgtagttactgtatgccctagtgacatcaaagccatagcctccacagacacatcgtggatgacaggattggatactgaaaatatttggttctaatatactggcgccatagatgtctctgggtgaaaatccctaaacttgatggtactagaggatgactccaatgttgagaccgggtggatacacgagcacacgagggccgtataccagtagatcgcatctcccactgtgtcgttgtCAGTTGaaaaggagtgtgaccttacccgcctgagtgagggggcaatttctaggttgagtttgaccagcttgaggaatcggtccgctatcgacgagccgggcccgatattggcaggcggatagtgaggtctcttccaccctcccaattgtgcgtccggataggggcggcaagctggtgtagagtgtacttgaccccgatgattatccatactgagaaccgcactgatttgatgctctagtgaggactgcattgatatgtggatgaggattgacatgcttgacttgcattctgcattgcATGGCTTTGATGTGGCCaatcgcattcatgttttgcaccgcatggccttagtatggctgattgcatacatgtgtccaTCAGCATGATCccacatttctctgaccttgcatcctgagcacgctcatattgcgcacacacttacaccaccctctaagctttctataagcttatgcacgattgatgcgtgcaggtgacgccaggtcgtAGCCATAACGTAGCAGCAGCAGGAGTAtgcggtcgagcctttggagtttttgttacttgcattatcttgtatttcccttcagacgcattgtacttaaagtttttgatcatagtggattttgtgatggtattcttgtgtttattgttcgtgggttatgcttttggttatgctcattacgaatcaaatgatattagaaatcctccttgtgggatcctaggatcggaacctggtaaatggataccgggagccgagaatggggttctacggaggctgtcggcgctagattcgacgatcaaaaattttgtgagcccggtttccgagttcggggcgtgacaatacacacaatggatgggttggatttttgaaccacatcttagtgggcccaatattttattatgaatgttttaatgggagggtaacccctatcattgttgtatgtggtgtggtccacctaagtcatggattgatttgatttATAAGCCTGTGGCCCGTCATATAATGCtgtatctaactgatggggtagatgcttgaccacatcgtggtggggcccacacagctcaacctctggtcaagctcatgggaacttcccatgaggtcgagttgtgtgggcccactgtgatgcgtgtcaaacatctaccccattagttagatgcaccattccatggtacgcttagggtttaaaaatcaagtcaatccatgacttgtgttggccacaccacatacaaaagttgagaggggttaccctccattaaaacattcatatttatttgttgggcccaccaaggtgtggttcacaaatccagcccataaagtgcttttatatgttttaggcatgtcttcacatgattttagatggtatggccgttccgtatatggctgatttttgggatatcccataatttaaaacggacccatcaaatgcacggcattgatgttacacatacatcatggtggcgcccacacagctcaaccccatgggaagttcccatgagctggcGCGACCGCATAGAACTTTTTTCCTTTCCAGGGGTGAAACTAATTTTTGGAATCCCTGACACAAGCCATTGAGCATGGGAGAAGATGAGGGGTCCCACCATCATGGGCCCATCAAGTGGTGATGGGACCTATTATCAAGCGATGATTGGGTCTATTATAAGGGAGATCTAGTTTGTTTATTCGTTTTGTAGAGGTGTGgatgaataaaaggaaaaaaaaaagagcctaaTACAAGTTTTCTATGAGTCACAATAATTGATAATAATGTGTGGTCCATCGTTGCTGTTGATATGCTTCATTCTTGGGATTATGCCCTTAAATTAAGAATTGAATCCAATCGACTACCTGAATTTGCCACATATATATATCATACGGTTGGTGCACAAATGGTGTCTAAAGATTCTTTAGTAGGGCTAAGTCTATTGAGAGGATCTCATTTCAGCTTTTCATATTTTTTAGATACCTTCCTTTGTAAGACCAACCACTGGCCTCTTCCAATCACTGAGGTTTCATTCTCTTGCCTTATTTTCTTTGAAATCCTTCTTCGAAGCATCTTCTAAGATATCCACCACTTCTCTTCGACATTTTATTCTCCAAGAGATGATTCTCCTACGTTTTATTGTCCAACATTCTTTCCAAATTGAAGGAATGACCATGAAAGTCTTCTCTTTTGACTATTCATCAGCCTTCCATTTACAATATcaacataagaagaagaagataaatacTTGAAACCTATTTTATCAgaatatcttttttatttttatttttaataaatagatctTTATTGAGAAACAAAAGGAGCTATATAGGCCTTCGGGCAAGCTCCAACAAAAAGATTCGGAGCCCACCTATTATGTACCGGACTGCACACTGAACAAGACACAAacagaaatggaaaaaaaagcaCGAAGGAAAACTAGACTCAAACTCTGATGGTCCCCAAGCCTCCCTTGTCAAGGAGGAGGGAGCCCCTAATGCACCTTGGGAGGTGCGAGGAGAGGCTGAAGAAAGAGTTTGGGCAGCCATCACTAGCCTCTCTAGCAAGCGCATCTGCCACTGCGTTTCCTTCACGAAAAATGTGCCGGGAGGAGATGTTAAGGGAACGGCTAAGGTAGTGGATAGCCTCCATTTGGTACCAAATATTCCAATGACAATGCCCTGAAGGGGCCGTTGCAGTGTCTACTACTGTCTTCGAGTCAGATTCTACTTCAACGTTAGAGAAGCCCAATTTGCTACAAAGAAGGATGCCGTCAAGCATCGCCTGCGCTTCTGTAGACGTGTTCGTTGAAATCCCATAATATCTATGAAAAGCAAAAATGAGATGACCCTGAGAATCCCTACAAACCCCTCACCACTACTCTCACCTGGGTTCCCTCGAGAGGAGCCATTGACGTTCAATTTAACCCACCCGGGGCGCGGTCTTTGCCAAATAACTAGCAGAGGCCAGGCAGATGAGTCGGTAGGGACGGGATCGTGCACATGGGAGCCCGAACCAAAAGGCACAAAAAGGGAAGAAGAGACGCTGGTTGGCAGAGGGTTACCTAGCTCCTGTAACCACAATGAAACATGGGCGATAATCCTACGAGCAGACATTCTTATGCCTTCATAGCGTGATGCGTTCCGACTTAGCCATAGCTCCTAACAAATAAGAGCAGAGTCAAACCAAGAAGAATCTTCAGTTGAGATGAGAAAGAGGCCCCTGAGGCCTAGTATGTGATGCGTTGAGGAATGGTGTGGGTGGGGATGAGGGGAACATCGAAGATTCGGTGAAAATGGGCCCAGGTTAAGGAGGCGGCGGATCCCCGGCAAAGCAGGTGGTCCAAGGTCTCCTTATGAAAATCAAGGAGATTTGCAGTTGGGCTAGCGCCTATGACCAGGTGGATCGGAGCAGGGGGGAGGGAACACAGATGTGGTTGGATGACGCCGCATCATGTGGCTCGAGGGAGGGAGGTGACCAACAGCCATAGCGTTGGGAGGGCTCCGATTATCTGGGCTACCCTGACTAGGAGACATGTTCTGAGAGGAGTGGGGGCTCCGATTTCCCTGAAGCAAAACGAGTGAGGGGAGCTGAGCTGCAGAGGAGGACGGGTGATAGCTGCCGACGCTGGACTCAGGGTAGCCATTGCAGCACTCACACCTTGATACAGTAGGCACACCAGACAATCTGACTGCGTCATCAACAGGAACAACTTTGTGCATAATTTTCCAGAtaaacaatctgattttagggGGGAGAAACTTGTTCCAGGCCCACTTAGTCCACTGGAGTTTTTGACGTCGATTACGGATCCCATGCTAGGCTGAGCTTACAGAGAAGTTGCCGCTGGCGGTGAGATCCCAAGCCAGCGTATCCTCCCTACTAGACATCGGGACAGGGCTGTCCCTCAGGCTCTGAAAAACAGGAGCAGGAAGGATGTGTCTGAGTCTTGCAAGTTGTGACGAGGAGGCTGGGAGAAGAAATCCCTGACCGAGGCTTGTCTGAGATGCATTGGGATGGGACCCATTGCAATGCCTGCAAGGAAACCGCTCCCAAGCCCTCTCTTATAAGCCATTTAGTGTGCGATAGGGTGAAAGGGAGAGTCTTCAACATGTCCTTATAAACTGTAGAGTTGCCAGCTGAATGCAGACCTGTGGAGTTGATGAGTTTGTGGATGTATTTAACTGACATAACCCACGCCCAAAGGGATCTCCCTTCTAGAAAACTTCTACTCGTTTTGGTCCTGAAAGCACACATGATATCCTCCATGGTTTGAAAACCCAACCCCCCTTCTTGTTGAGGAAAACAAAGCTCAACGCAATGAACCCAATGCTGCTTTTTCTTTCCCTCCACAATCCCCCAGAAGAAGTTAGAGAGGCTGGAGTCGAGGAGCCTGCTaattgcttttgggatatttacTGCTGACATAACGTGATAGGAATGCTGGACAGGACATGCTTTATGAGGACCATTCTAGCCGCAGGATTGAGAATCCGAGCTTTCCAGCCTTCAATCCTCCCCAAAATTTTGTGAATCAGAGGGAGCAAAGGAGCAGATCtgatttttcctttcatcaaagGGACACCCAGGTATGTACACGGAAAAGAAGCCTGCTTGAAGTCCGTTACATCCCGAATTTTGTGAGCTTTGGCCAGAGATGCTTTCTTTGGAAGGATGAATGAAGATTTGCTGAAGTTCACTTTCTGGCCAGATGCTTGCTCGTAGGCAGCTATGAACCGAAGAAGGGCACGCACCGTCTTTAGCTTGCCATTCATAAACAGGATAGCATCATGTGCCAAAAATAAATGTGCTAGTAAAGGGCAGTGCTGAGGGAGCTTGAAGGGGTGGCAGGCTCCAGATGTGAAAAGGTTTCGGATGCCCCTGCCGAGAACCTTTGCAGTAAGAATGAAGAGCGATGGGGATAAGGGGTTGCCTTGTCTTAGGCCTCTCGATGACGGGAAGAAGCCGAAGGGTCTGCCATTGATGAGGATGGAGAATTAAGTACCCGTTCAACACCACTGAGCTTGGAGATCCATCTTTGTTCAAACCCAAATTTCTGGAGAAGCTGAGCAAGGAACGACCACTCCACCCGGTCGTAAGCGTTCTCCATGTCAAGCTTAACAATCATGTTGCCACCAAATACCTTTCGATCCAACTTGTGGGTCATTTCCCTTGCAATGGAAATGTTTTCCACGATGGATCGCCCTTTTACAAAAGCCCCTTGCTCCTCTGAAATGATGGAAGGAAGGATAGAAGCTAGCTGAGAAGCGAGGATCTTGGAGAAAATCTTCATGATAGCATTGCACAAGCTTATTGGCCGATGGTTAGATAGGGACTCTGGGTTCCTCTTCTTTGGGATGAGACAAATGTGGGTGCATTGGAATGATCTGGGATGTTTTATCAAAATATATATTAACAAAACTATAAATGTTGGTGCCAACTTTAAGCCAACTGTGACCCGTGACAACCACAACCATTACCGCTTGACAATTGCAATCTGTTACACATGACAACCTGTTATACGGGACAACTGTGACCCGTTCCACATGACAACCGTAACCCATTCTGAATGACAACCCGTTACACTTTACAACCATGAACCCTTCCAATTAAGAACTTTAACCATTTACACTTGACAATATTGACTTTTTACAGTTGACAACAATGACTCCCTCAacgtgacaaccatgacccattccaCATGTGTAAGAACTTGAATTCATGTAGATGGaaatacacacgtgtgtgcatacAAACATATGACTCGTGGAACATAACGAATACTTAGACAGACCGTAGAGTAGCATCTTTATCCGTTAATAGATGTGAttggatttcaaggataaaattctTATAAGGGTGGTCGAATATAATATCCTAAATTTTTTCCTCAAGAATAAGTACATGAGTGCTTTCCCACGTTAGTAAACATGCGTAACTTAACACAGTTTTTAAGAGTAGAGTTATGTAGATGAATGCACATGTACAATTCTTATACCACATGCACACTATATTGAACTTCAAGACCTCATATACATTTGTATACTCGATAATTCATTATACCAACTGTTGAATAAATTATCATCACTAGATAAAGATGTTTGATCATCCACTTCAATTATAAACCGCCCAATCCTACTAATCCAACTTCAAGATCTTCATATCCACTTGTACATGCATCCATACGATGATAGGGCCATCTTACCCATTATCCTAGTAAAAGCTTAAACTACCATTGAATTTAAGATCTAATGATCCCACTTTCAAGCACATGAACATACACATCCTTTATACATCTCGAGCCAACCTATCCTCACTGTGAACGCCGTCTACCATGCGGCCACGATCACTTTCACTTTTACTTATTAATTGTGCAGATGGGGGGTATGGAATTAACACAGATGTAGAGAAtgcaattgattttttttatagttGCCATTAGTTAAATGAAGTTTGGAATCTACGGCTAGTGAGAAACTTTAGAATCACTTAACTTGGCCCTCCAATACTTGGATATTGCTCATGCACGGGTGTTACCtatcaatttttttaataaaatatttgcGTGAGCATACCCTTCCATTGCTTTGCTTGGAGACTCTTAGGTTGCTAGCAGAACCTTATTATCGTGGCACCCGAACCCTTAGGCTGACTTGAACCACTTAGTAGGTTAGCTCTAGGACCCTCAAAAGAGAAAGGTAGCCTTTTCAAGTAATTTCATGTTTTTGTCGGTTCGACTGGTGGTGATGTCCATTCGATCGACTTATGAGAACCTGGAATTGGAAATGCATGTTTGGTCGACCCGATCGACCAGATTATCAGTTCTTGACGGTCCAATCGAAACCATCATCAGTCTGATCGATAGAGCATGTTTAGTTATGAAACGTTTCACCATCGGACTACATAACCCGATTCTTGAAGCTATAAAAATCGACCCGATCGAACCTTCCTTCCATTTCTAGCACCTTTCAgcccttgagagagagagagagagagagagagagagagagagagagagagagagagagagagagagagactgaagGATTATGGGCAAACCCTAGCCGTTTTTCCCCTCAACCCATCGATTGGAGTCACTTGGTGCTTCCTTGTCATCGTCCTCGCATCTGTGAGTTCTTCTGTGTTCGAATTCACTAGGTGAGATCCTCCTCCAGCCTTGCATGTGTTTATTTAGTGTATTCCTTAAGTTTAGGCATGGAATGGGGAGAAAGCCTCTCTCAATTTTTTATGTCCACAGTCCTAATAACCCCCCTTGCTCACCATGCATGTCAAGTTTCAAGACCCTAACAAGTGTCCGATGCACCTTAACCTTGCCTGGCGGTTGAGCATCAATGCAACATCATCAGGATCCTTACTAGGTAGGTCGAATCGCAGATTTGGGAAGTTTGGGTGGCTAGGAATTGGGTTTTCCCTAAATTAAATGCACCGGTGGGCTTGATTCCTCAAAACCCAAACTCGGAAGAGGTGAAGATCTACCTCCGAGTTTTTTCTTGACATTTTAACTTAGTAATTTCTTTTGTATTTGTTACCGGCTAGTGATCCAAGCTATGATTAGTTTTAGGTTGCAATAAATTGCGAAATTATGatcaatttcttctttctttttctttttttatctagGGCTATGACATGATAGATCAATCATCATATAAAGTAATGTCGGGTTGAAAACAGTTAGAAGCATACCTGCACTCATGGGCCTGCCCGTGGAAATCTCTACAACGTATGGTGGATTGCAATAGAAGCATGGGCCATGGTGGCATTTCTTGGAGGCTATCCTAGTTACTATCCTTTCTTGGGCCTTTTGGTAGACACAACTTGGGGCAAGCCACTAGTCTCGGGGatgatcaacaatttgatttaTTATAAAACTTGTTGCCTAAAAATTGGAATGCTTATTGAATATTTATGTCTAAATTGGATTAATAATAgttggactaatcatgcattcataaaaTGTGGACTTTACCAGGTCGGTTGTGTAAGACACGGGATTTCTAAGTTACTATGGGTGTACCTTAGAGTATTTTACCACCTGACTTT harbors:
- the LOC131218107 gene encoding uncharacterized protein LOC131218107 → MHKVVPVDDAVRLSGVPTVSRCECCNGYPESSVGSYHPSSSAAQLPSLVLLQGNRSPHSSQNMSPSQGSPDNRSPPNAMAELWLSRNASRYEGIRMSARRIIAHVSLWLQELGNPLPTSVSSSLFVPFGSGSHVHDPVPTDSSAWPLLVIWQRPRPGWVKLNVNGSSRGNPGESSGEGYYGISTNTSTEAQAMLDGILLCSKLGFSNVEVESDSKTVVDTATAPSGHCHWNIWYQMEAIHYLSRSLNISSRHIFREGNAVADALAREASDGCPNSFFSLSSHLPRCIRGSLLLDKGGLGTIRV
- the LOC131218108 gene encoding uncharacterized protein LOC131218108, with product MKIFSKILASQLASILPSIISEEQGAFVKGRSIVENISIAREMTHKLDRKVFGGNMIVKLDMENAYDRVEWSFLAQLLQKFGFEQRWISKLSGVERVLGRGIRNLFTSGACHPFKLPQHCPLLAHLFLAHDAILFMNGKLKTVRALLRFIAAYEQASGQKVNFSKSSFILPKKASLAKAHKIRDVTDFKQASFPCTYLGVPLMKGKIRSAPLLPLIHKILGRIEGWKARILNPAARMSLRDSPVPMSSREDTLAWDLTASGNFSVSSA